aatctaattaaatGAATGAATTAGAGAGAAACGTTCAAAATTCGTTttgatttgtttataaaaaaattgaaatactgTTTTCGAAAGATATCGTGATGTCAAATGTCAATAACAATTGCTGAACATAGTCATAATAGCGCGACATTGCCAAATTTAGAGGTTCGTTAAAAAGAGGATATTTTCTGTTCCCTAGCTGATTTATAGCATCAATTAATAACTACTATCTTTAAACCGGTGgagaaaaacaggaaaaactCATTTCCTTCAATTACCAGTCATAAAAACAGCGACTTTAATCGAAATttcgatttcaaaaataatttacttgtATCGCCATCCACTCACAAGCACTGGAACTTTCTATAGCGTACCAGAcatttctatttgaatttgTCAGAATAGTCGAGAAGATGGCGCGATGCTTGCCCAGAACATTCGCCGGTCACATATAAGTTGAATTCGCGCAAAAAGCGACACCATTTTCCTACTGCAAATCCTCGTGAAACGATCGTTAACTGAAAGTTAGAAGTTAATTCCAGCAGCAATAACCGAAAAACTATGTCGTCTCTCTTGCCGCTTTTCTTCGGAGACTACGATTATCCGGTGGCCCGTCCATCCAGGATCCTGGACCAGCACTTCGGACTCGGATTGGGACACGACGACATTTTCCAGCCCTTGAATCTCAACAACCGCGTCCTTTCCAGAACCCCAGCGGGCTATTTGAGGAACTGGCGCTCCAGCACTGCTCACCAGGACACCGGATCCACCATTAGCCTGGACAAGGACAAATTCAAAGCTAGTTTGGACGTTCAGCAATTCAAACCAGAAGAAATCACTGTGAAGCTCACTGGGGATAATATCCTTACTGTAGAGGGCAAGCATGAGGAGAAAGAAGACGAGCACGGGTATATTTCCAGACACTTTGTAAGGAGGTATGTTTTGCCAAAGAACTGTCATATGGACAAGATCGACTCCAAGTTGTCTTCGGATGGGGTTTTGACCATCACTGCTCCAACTATCGAGAAAATGGATGTTGAGCATAAGAACATACCAATCACTCATACTGGAGAGCCCGCCAGACAACATGCCGTGGAACAAAAGAAGTAAAATGgctaatttattcatttttctctcaaagaTATTAAATTGTCACTATTCATGTATTACTACTGcatataaaatatctttttagatttaagtttttttgatcATTCCTTATCATAAATTCAACAATCAGTCTGTAGGATGCTTACATTTGATATGTATTGGGCATAGTCCTGTTGCTTTTGTAGTTGTTTTCAAGTTTTTGCCAATAAAGTTAAAGGACCCATAGTTTTTGCTTTTCTTCTATACATTTCCTGACCATAGGtctaaattcgaaaaaaaaaccgcTAAGTGATAAAAATAGGTTTGTTTGggaatttttatcaaattataaaCTGTCATactaaactttattattttacattaaaaaacctGCTACATTCTTGTGCTTGAAACTAACTTCTAGAACATTTTTAACGTAATCATATTCTAGATAAATGCGTCAATTATTATAtcgaaattgatgaaaatcgCAGAACTGAAGGTAAAAAATTAGCTCAACTAAGGTAATACTTTACATGGAatgattaatgaaaaaataaaaatttgtgttttacacataattaaaaacaaattatacaaACATTCTGTTAACTGTCTAGGTTCAGCtaactacaaaaaaatacagtgCGTTTTTTTAACGTGCCACATAGGCAGTTTGACACGCTAGTGCGTTAAACGACTTGCTTGCCCCGCAGGAATTGAACGCTATTTTTCTGTTGGTGATGTTTACTTTCGTAGGGAGTCgtggaaaaatattgaacagagcttattattgatttagaaatttaacGCGTAAAACACCAAGTTGCGCGTTAAAAAGAATCGCACCGTATAATAAGGAACTAATTGTATCAAACCTAAAGGCAACGAAATGGAATGACTAAATCAAATTCACAAATGAGGATTTTTGTAATACTAAATACGCAGGAGACGTACTTCCAACTAAAGTAGACTTTTTgcttaattgttattaaattattgcttgaaatacaaaattattttctattttattcaAGACATAAATTTCGGCtgtagataataataatacacaAATCACTGCGAGGTTAAATCTACTCTGAACCTTCcataaatagtaaaatttctattttcgcTATTTACATAGagataaacaattatttttcttctataatTATAATGCAGATCACTTGACAAGACTTAGTAGTTACATATAGGGCGATTCCAAGCTTGTAAAAATCCTTCTACCAACAAATAaggcttaaaaaaatattttgttctgTAATACTCTTTCCATATGTACAGTTTTCCAATTGTCCCATCTTATTGTGATCTTCTAAACCGTACAAAACACGTATGTTTGTTCAATGACCCGTTGGAACACTCATTATTGGagtatcaaattatttttttttaatgtatattcCCTGTAGGTATTAACAtctacaaaatttcgtttcaTTATCTCAAACGGTttcgcaaaaataaaaaaatattaattttttgataaggcCTCAACACCTCGCATCTTGTATTTTCGTTCTTATTAATGTTCCTggaattttccaaagaaaacaataattattttttgaagtctTATTTATCAATACAAACTTCCCTCAATTTTGTTAACACTCTGATGGATTATCGGGGCAGATAactcattttttaatgttcaacAACTTTAAAATACCTATCTTTTTTTGAGCCTATACTCCATTTAATTAGAACTTACTTGAAGACTTATGGGGTGGTAGGGCAGGGATTCTCTTATAATTTGGCAACAAAGGGCATTTTTCTTAGAGGTTTCTTATGTGTTTCGCTCTCCGCACCAATAAGCAACTAGAAGATAATCCACTGGACAGCTTGGATAGTTGCTCAAAACTGATCGACCTTGTCGggaaagtgattttttctccaaagatctgtgaaaaaatataacaatgcTTCCATGTActgtcaaaattaaaataataaatattctatGCACTACCTTAAATGACAGGGGAATTTCCTCTGCACTCCTATGAACAAGAGTCCCATTTACGTACAAAACATTAGCAGCCTCATCTTCCGGCAACGTAAGCGTTTGATAACTAAATGTGGCTTCTCTCTCCATACGTTTGAGTACTTCTTGAGGCTCCTTGCCTACGCCCACGCACAGCAAATCTGGGCCTCCCATTGAGATGTACGATTTGAGATGTTTTTGGCCAGGAacctaaatagaaaaatttggtTACAATCGCATTCATTATTCACAATTCAAATTAACTATAATAGAAAAAGGCAGGAAGTTGCTAGTAACGTATCATGAAACGCggtattaaaaatagttctaTTGAAGGTGAAGATGTATTTAGCAATTACACAAATCGCTCATGGGTTGAGTACCTTAATGGGAGTGCAAGGGTATTCTGGGAAGGCTGCAGCCACAGCTCTAGCTCCTACTTCATttgtaaaattagaaattccaACAAAGAACTCCCTgcctgaaaaacaaaattaaacattttatttttcaagattttaagTATTGAATTACCTGTAAAGAGGACATCTCCTCCATCCAATCTCGCATTTTTGTCCGACATCTCGATTATGGGAATGTCCAGCTCTTTTTTGAGCACCACCCTTATTGTCTCAACCTACAAGAAAACCATCTAAGTaatgacataaaaatacaaataataaattcaaattaaccAGTGTCAACGATTTATCTTAGATAGATTGGAAAAATTCTCTCGTCACTGACCTCCAAGTTATATGATGTAACTTTCTGTATCGAATGTTACTGTACAAACCTATACATGGTTTGGgattaattatataatataggAAGCTTagagaaaattattcaaaagcCGGATGAACATATTCCACTATACAGCTCTCATTTTATTGctgttttaattaacaacctaatttgatttaaaacgATCGCTTGAATGGCATTTTTATGTCGAGTTGACCTAATTGCtcttaatgaatttaaacAGATATTTAATCGAAGGAACAGCATAGATCCTCAATCAAGATATGTTTTTCAATGTATCCAGGATTTCCtttcttaattttagtttcaatttacatgtgtgaaaaatttggttttacgCATTCCTGGTAACTGCGTTGTCC
The DNA window shown above is from Euwallacea similis isolate ESF13 chromosome 2, ESF131.1, whole genome shotgun sequence and carries:
- the LOC136419278 gene encoding N(G),N(G)-dimethylarginine dimethylaminohydrolase 1, with product MAAIRYTHAVVSRIPLSLRTRGELDLEEAKKEHETYVRLLRELGIDVIELPPDEALPECVFVEDCAVVCNGTALICRPGTSHRVKEVETIRVVLKKELDIPIIEMSDKNARLDGGDVLFTGREFFVGISNFTNEVGARAVAAAFPEYPCTPIKVPGQKHLKSYISMGGPDLLCVGVGKEPQEVLKRMEREATFSYQTLTLPEDEAANVLYVNGTLVHRSAEEIPLSFKIFGEKITFPTRSISFEQLSKLSSGLSSSCLLVRRAKHIRNL
- the LOC136419280 gene encoding protein lethal(2)essential for life-like; this encodes MSSLLPLFFGDYDYPVARPSRILDQHFGLGLGHDDIFQPLNLNNRVLSRTPAGYLRNWRSSTAHQDTGSTISLDKDKFKASLDVQQFKPEEITVKLTGDNILTVEGKHEEKEDEHGYISRHFVRRYVLPKNCHMDKIDSKLSSDGVLTITAPTIEKMDVEHKNIPITHTGEPARQHAVEQKK